In Sporosarcina sp. PTS2304, a genomic segment contains:
- a CDS encoding (deoxy)nucleoside triphosphate pyrophosphohydrolase, whose product MKKSVHVVGAVIENDQGEILSALRSPAMTLPDYWEFPGGKIEQGETPKEALQREIQEELKCSIQVGSAVEDTTYEYENVIVRLETYMARIIEGTPTAMEHAELRWIAREKLWDLDWAPADIPAIEKLAKR is encoded by the coding sequence ATGAAGAAAAGTGTGCATGTAGTCGGAGCGGTGATTGAAAATGATCAAGGTGAAATTCTTTCCGCTCTTCGCAGTCCGGCAATGACACTGCCTGACTACTGGGAGTTTCCAGGCGGGAAAATTGAACAAGGGGAAACACCGAAAGAAGCTTTGCAACGTGAAATTCAAGAAGAGTTGAAATGTAGTATTCAAGTAGGAAGTGCAGTAGAAGATACTACATACGAGTATGAAAATGTAATCGTTCGGTTAGAGACATATATGGCGAGAATTATCGAAGGCACCCCTACTGCTATGGAACATGCGGAACTGCGTTGGATTGCTAGAGAGAAGCTGTGGGATTTGGACTGGGCACCTGCTGATATTCCGGCAATCGAAAAATTGGCTAAACGCTAA
- a CDS encoding tryptophan-rich sensory protein — protein MNRQSNSIFLNVWMISTYLLMITVNALANILPINGQNTGEISDKYRNLFAPAGFTFSIWGVIYLLLAFHIVYQLGLFRRNSSHQLLRQVAVYFTVSSVLNALWIFCWHYDKLYLSVLIMIGMLLTLLKINNITTATSLSWKEKIFIRLPFSVYFGWITIATIANITALLVSIDWNGFGISEVTWTIIILFTGAIIGIMTILHQQGFSYGLVLLWAYYGIYSKHIAESGFDRQYPTIINSILVCIVLIAVVMTFTAIWKRR, from the coding sequence ATGAATCGACAAAGTAATTCCATTTTTTTAAACGTATGGATGATCAGTACATATCTACTTATGATTACCGTCAACGCACTCGCCAATATTTTACCGATCAATGGGCAAAACACAGGTGAAATCTCTGATAAATACAGAAATCTCTTCGCTCCCGCGGGCTTTACATTTTCTATTTGGGGCGTGATCTACTTATTATTAGCATTTCATATTGTGTACCAATTAGGACTTTTTCGTAGAAATTCTTCTCACCAACTTTTGCGCCAAGTTGCTGTCTACTTCACAGTTTCATCTGTATTAAATGCATTATGGATTTTCTGTTGGCATTACGATAAGTTGTATTTATCCGTACTTATTATGATAGGAATGCTACTGACGTTACTGAAAATCAATAATATTACTACAGCAACATCACTATCTTGGAAAGAAAAAATTTTTATTAGACTACCGTTTAGTGTATATTTTGGCTGGATCACTATTGCGACAATCGCTAATATTACAGCACTTCTCGTATCTATAGATTGGAATGGGTTTGGTATATCTGAAGTGACGTGGACTATTATTATTTTGTTCACCGGAGCTATCATCGGGATCATGACCATTTTACATCAGCAAGGGTTCTCATATGGTCTAGTACTTTTGTGGGCGTATTACGGCATTTATTCTAAGCACATTGCAGAAAGTGGTTTTGATCGACAATACCCTACCATTATCAATTCAATACTTGTCTGTATCGTACTAATTGCTGTTGTGATGACATTTACAGCAATCTGGAAAAGACGATAA